The Petrocella atlantisensis genome has a window encoding:
- a CDS encoding ferritin: MLSEKLLAELNLQMKYEFYSSHLYLAYAGYAYKEDLEGFANFFIVQAEEEKFHAMKFFNYIQEMDGIIDFDALEKPNVDFNNITELMVASLEHEKFVTSRIYTLMDIATEEKEYATISFLKWFIDEQVEEEATFKSLISKIKRAKDNPVLLYDVDAEMSTRVFTPPTK, from the coding sequence ATGTTAAGCGAAAAACTATTAGCGGAATTAAATTTACAAATGAAGTATGAGTTCTATTCATCACATTTATACTTAGCCTATGCAGGATATGCATACAAAGAAGATTTAGAAGGATTTGCAAACTTTTTCATCGTTCAGGCTGAAGAAGAAAAGTTTCATGCCATGAAATTCTTTAATTATATTCAAGAAATGGATGGTATCATTGATTTTGATGCCTTAGAAAAGCCAAATGTTGATTTTAATAATATTACAGAATTAATGGTTGCATCACTTGAACATGAGAAATTCGTTACTTCAAGAATTTACACACTCATGGACATAGCCACAGAAGAAAAAGAATATGCAACAATTAGTTTCTTAAAATGGTTTATTGATGAACAGGTTGAAGAAGAAGCTACCTTCAAAAGTCTCATCAGTAAAATCAAGAGAGCTAAAGATAATCCAGTGTTGTTATATGATGTGGATGCAGAAATGAGCACACGTGTCTTTACACCACCGACTAAATAA
- a CDS encoding ABC transporter substrate-binding protein produces MKKLLVVLLVLSMMVAVVGCGQEEAPVVENPDTSAVEATPEAPEVEKRDDLTLTIYAGLQEDHANLAAKEFEKATGVKTEMVRMSGGEIFARIKAEKENPSASVWYGGGSLTFIAAKNEGLLENYVSPVASKISPQFKDADGAWTGIYVGYLGIEGNKKWLEDNNLELPKTWDDLLKPEFKGNIVIAHPASSSTAYNFLATILQVKGEEAGFEYLQKFNEQVSQYTKSGSAPGRMAGTGETPIAIGFLHDAIKYQEEGYTDLIFTTAEEGTGYEVGAVGIIKGGPDQEAAQMFVDWCLSKEVQEMGKTVGSFQFLTHEDALPPDQAIVLKDTKLIEYDEVWAGDNRELFLEKFMELTKTTPPTE; encoded by the coding sequence GTGAAAAAATTATTAGTTGTATTATTGGTGCTATCTATGATGGTGGCCGTGGTTGGATGTGGGCAAGAAGAGGCTCCGGTAGTGGAGAATCCTGATACATCGGCTGTAGAAGCAACACCGGAAGCGCCTGAAGTCGAGAAGAGAGATGATCTAACCTTGACAATCTATGCAGGTTTACAAGAAGACCATGCGAATCTAGCAGCCAAAGAGTTTGAAAAAGCAACAGGCGTAAAAACTGAAATGGTGCGTATGAGTGGTGGAGAAATCTTTGCCAGAATAAAAGCAGAAAAAGAAAATCCATCAGCAAGTGTATGGTATGGTGGCGGTTCATTAACTTTTATCGCAGCTAAAAATGAAGGATTACTTGAGAACTATGTTTCTCCTGTTGCATCTAAGATATCACCTCAATTTAAAGATGCTGATGGTGCGTGGACAGGTATCTATGTAGGGTATCTGGGTATAGAAGGTAATAAAAAATGGTTAGAAGATAATAATCTTGAGTTACCAAAAACATGGGATGACTTACTTAAGCCTGAGTTTAAAGGCAATATCGTAATAGCACACCCAGCATCCTCAAGTACAGCTTATAATTTCCTTGCAACGATTCTCCAAGTCAAAGGCGAAGAAGCCGGTTTCGAATATTTGCAAAAATTTAATGAGCAAGTTAGCCAGTATACAAAATCAGGTAGTGCACCAGGTCGTATGGCTGGAACTGGAGAAACGCCGATTGCTATCGGGTTCTTACATGACGCTATTAAATACCAAGAAGAAGGTTATACGGATCTGATATTTACAACAGCTGAAGAAGGTACAGGATATGAAGTTGGCGCTGTAGGTATTATTAAGGGTGGACCGGATCAAGAAGCAGCTCAAATGTTTGTAGATTGGTGTTTGTCAAAAGAAGTTCAAGAAATGGGTAAAACTGTAGGTTCATTCCAATTCTTAACACATGAAGATGCACTTCCACCGGATCAAGCAATTGTTCTTAAAGATACAAAATTAATTGAGTACGATGAGGTATGGGCTGGCGACAATAGAGAGTTATTCCTTGAGAAATTCATGGAATTAACAAAAACAACGCCACCAACGGAGTAA
- a CDS encoding VOC family protein, whose amino-acid sequence MKLDGFGIFVKDMSAMVQFYRDVLGFDIKEDENASNVYLEKDGTLFLLYRRTDFELMTNRKYNYASGIIGHYEIALSVENYAAVDKAFDEVVSKGAIGILQPTTEPWGQRTCYIADPEGNLIEIGSFNIN is encoded by the coding sequence ATGAAATTAGATGGATTCGGAATATTCGTAAAAGATATGTCAGCGATGGTTCAATTTTATCGTGATGTTTTGGGATTTGATATTAAAGAAGATGAAAATGCTTCTAATGTATATTTAGAAAAAGATGGAACACTATTTTTATTGTATCGAAGAACAGATTTTGAATTAATGACAAATAGAAAATACAATTATGCTAGTGGTATAATCGGACATTATGAGATTGCATTAAGTGTTGAAAATTATGCAGCGGTCGACAAGGCTTTCGATGAAGTGGTTTCAAAAGGCGCTATAGGAATACTTCAACCAACGACTGAACCTTGGGGACAACGCACGTGTTATATTGCTGATCCTGAAGGAAACTTGATAGAGATTGGTTCGTTCAATATCAATTAA
- a CDS encoding RNA-binding domain-containing protein → MYIESEQVELKREYTRDIIKEIIAFLNTKGGHIYIGIGDNGDVLGVDDIDKVMNQLSGAIHDSIRPDAKIFIGIEIIEQDVICINVKEGSVKPYYIQGKGLRPEGVYVRLGSASVPSSEAGIKQMLIAATNVSFELMPCSNQELIFSTAKKVFNENQLTFSTSDYRKLNIVDENNRYTNIGMIISDQCEHSIKVAVFGEEDEFEFIDRREFKGSVFSVLKDTLQYLDLNNHLHSEIIEYQRIEQNDYNKEVIREGLLNAIIHRDYSFSGSILISIYRNRMEITSLGGLVYGLSFNDIGAGISQSRNAGLASIFYRLKYIEAYGTGIRKIRREFKEFELSELIEVTDNTFKLILWNKNMPKRKGAYEENEVREEIGSYPAVNDEEMEILRLLEKKPTITRVDVQKQLEIGQTKAGLLLTQLLQKAILVREGKGKKTVYRIRKS, encoded by the coding sequence ATGTATATTGAATCTGAACAAGTTGAATTAAAAAGAGAATACACAAGAGACATTATAAAAGAAATCATAGCTTTTTTAAATACAAAGGGTGGTCATATTTATATTGGAATTGGAGATAATGGTGATGTTTTAGGTGTTGATGACATTGACAAAGTCATGAATCAGTTATCAGGCGCAATTCATGACAGTATTCGTCCTGACGCAAAAATATTCATTGGTATTGAAATTATAGAGCAAGATGTCATCTGCATAAATGTTAAGGAAGGAAGCGTAAAGCCTTACTATATTCAAGGTAAAGGATTGAGACCTGAAGGTGTTTATGTACGATTAGGCAGTGCTTCAGTACCTTCGTCAGAAGCTGGTATAAAGCAAATGCTCATAGCAGCCACAAATGTCAGCTTTGAATTGATGCCATGTTCGAATCAAGAGCTGATATTTAGTACTGCTAAAAAAGTGTTTAATGAGAATCAACTCACGTTCAGCACATCAGATTATAGAAAATTAAACATAGTCGATGAAAACAATCGATATACCAATATTGGAATGATTATATCGGATCAATGCGAACACTCGATTAAAGTTGCAGTCTTTGGAGAAGAAGATGAATTTGAGTTTATTGATCGTCGTGAATTTAAAGGATCAGTATTTAGTGTATTAAAAGATACTTTACAATATTTGGATTTGAATAATCACTTGCATTCAGAGATTATAGAATATCAACGGATTGAACAAAATGACTACAACAAAGAAGTAATTAGAGAAGGATTACTTAATGCAATTATCCATAGAGATTATTCTTTTAGTGGCTCAATATTAATTAGTATCTATAGAAATCGTATGGAGATTACATCATTAGGCGGTTTGGTTTACGGTCTGAGTTTCAATGATATTGGAGCAGGAATCTCACAATCAAGGAATGCAGGACTTGCAAGTATTTTTTATCGTCTAAAATATATTGAAGCCTATGGAACTGGAATTAGAAAAATTCGTCGTGAGTTCAAAGAATTCGAATTGTCGGAGTTGATAGAAGTAACAGACAATACATTTAAGTTAATACTATGGAATAAGAATATGCCCAAAAGAAAAGGAGCATACGAAGAGAATGAAGTTAGAGAAGAAATTGGTTCGTATCCAGCGGTCAATGATGAAGAAATGGAAATTCTTCGATTACTAGAAAAAAAACCAACAATTACAAGAGTCGATGTTCAAAAACAGTTAGAGATTGGTCAGACTAAAGCAGGATTACTACTGACGCAATTGTTACAAAAAGCCATTCTAGTTCGGGAAGGTAAGGGGAAGAAAACCGTTTATCGTATTAGAAAGAGTTAA
- a CDS encoding sensor histidine kinase: MKSKEKFVKKKHLYRDEIKKLLIIYCISFIVISILSVYVFLGLYTNRVVRNQNNEANDFGRNFLEEEFKLYNKDIITLEQEQAVQDFLMKGEQEAKVYELLYDCINSRQVKSIFYLVDTEGKTVLTNNYVASPYNSYEIFVSGIFKQLKSNPDKIIYRNSKVQIDITKRTIYSIGKAMVIDGEIMGYLVFDLLEADLQKIIHNSDVSIFILTDQYNNVIITTNSQILDNIGKINIDKKEKNALWFRGKEYYYRQSELLDGQMYVYTLSEIETVRNLMSISTIFLICMLTGLSILIMKLAGYASKKKTKSIEDLIGSITAAQHGDLKSYVTIQSDDEFEVIGDHFNKMLVEVNALMTKNDELNNRNRVSQIKQLESQFNPHFIFNTLETLKYLLLVDEKKASEMIVNFANILRYSIDYEKNTISLIEDIKYLNSYLMIQKCRYNKRLTYDIHIDEEAKQCIVPKLIMQPIIENCINHSYKGKDTLHIDLNIKVVEDMLMMEIVDDGDGMSEEALDDLRRRLDDEQLVSNSIGLNNVNRRLKLLYGLDFGLMIKSELGIGTIVIIKMPKKVW, translated from the coding sequence ATGAAAAGTAAAGAGAAATTCGTGAAGAAAAAACATTTATATCGAGACGAAATAAAAAAACTACTCATTATATACTGTATTAGTTTTATCGTGATTAGTATTTTATCCGTATATGTGTTTCTAGGTTTATATACGAACCGGGTTGTGCGAAATCAGAATAATGAAGCAAATGACTTTGGGAGAAATTTCTTAGAAGAAGAGTTCAAGCTATATAATAAGGACATCATTACCCTTGAGCAGGAACAGGCGGTACAAGACTTTTTAATGAAGGGTGAACAAGAAGCGAAAGTCTATGAATTGCTGTATGACTGTATTAACAGCCGTCAGGTGAAAAGTATTTTCTATCTAGTTGATACAGAAGGGAAAACTGTTTTAACCAATAATTATGTGGCATCACCTTATAATAGTTATGAGATATTTGTCTCAGGGATATTCAAGCAATTGAAAAGTAATCCGGACAAAATCATCTATCGGAACAGCAAAGTACAAATCGATATTACAAAACGAACCATTTATTCTATAGGAAAAGCCATGGTTATCGATGGGGAGATTATGGGATACCTTGTTTTTGATCTTTTGGAAGCGGATTTACAGAAAATCATACATAACAGTGATGTCTCGATTTTTATACTTACAGATCAATACAATAATGTCATCATTACAACCAATAGTCAGATTCTAGATAATATTGGAAAGATTAACATCGACAAAAAAGAAAAGAATGCGCTTTGGTTTAGAGGGAAAGAATATTATTATCGGCAGTCAGAATTACTGGATGGTCAGATGTACGTCTATACATTGTCAGAAATTGAAACAGTTAGGAATCTAATGAGCATAAGCACCATTTTCCTCATATGTATGCTGACAGGTCTTTCAATTCTCATTATGAAGTTAGCCGGATATGCCTCGAAGAAAAAGACAAAGTCAATCGAAGATCTAATCGGTTCCATAACCGCAGCTCAACATGGTGATTTGAAGTCTTATGTAACGATACAAAGTGATGATGAATTCGAAGTGATTGGTGATCATTTTAATAAGATGCTCGTTGAAGTGAACGCATTGATGACAAAAAATGATGAATTAAACAATCGTAACCGTGTATCCCAGATAAAACAATTAGAGTCACAGTTTAACCCGCATTTTATTTTCAATACACTCGAAACGTTAAAATACCTTCTGTTGGTCGATGAAAAAAAAGCATCTGAAATGATTGTGAATTTTGCAAATATACTAAGGTACAGTATTGACTATGAGAAAAACACGATTTCATTGATTGAAGATATTAAGTATCTAAACAGCTATCTAATGATTCAAAAATGCCGTTATAACAAAAGGTTGACCTATGATATCCATATAGATGAGGAAGCCAAACAATGTATCGTACCAAAACTTATTATGCAGCCCATTATTGAGAATTGTATTAATCATAGCTATAAGGGTAAAGATACCCTTCACATTGATCTCAACATCAAGGTGGTTGAGGACATGCTTATGATGGAGATTGTTGATGATGGGGATGGTATGAGTGAAGAAGCATTGGATGATTTAAGACGACGTCTAGACGATGAACAACTTGTGTCAAATAGTATTGGTCTCAATAACGTCAATAGAAGACTTAAGTTACTCTATGGTTTGGATTTTGGATTGATGATTAAGAGTGAACTTGGAATAGGCACAATTGTGATTATAAAAATGCCAAAGAAAGTGTGGTGA
- a CDS encoding TPR end-of-group domain-containing protein, with protein MKGKVMTETKLFDNTLERIDETGTRKAYEYLKAHLNKDEDWSSQVYNFLYCLAATSDLPDEALTWLEEAIIEKGQWYRPEVFEDEDLDHIRNEERFQLCEKTSKKRYEDALKEASTEFTLKERLEDNLLVVLHGNQQNNDISRAFWRDISIEDYQVEYLQSKELDSYNLYRWNDDGDGPKQLASAMKKTDDIGFENKVLVGFSAGCNTILRAIVEEKIVPDKLLLFSPWIPVSEASMTQIIESLKESVVEVMIVCGELDEDCLPLCKLFEEKANELDYECTIRYIQGLGHEYPEDLSTYTGAYL; from the coding sequence ATGAAAGGAAAAGTGATGACAGAGACGAAATTATTTGATAACACTTTAGAACGCATTGATGAGACAGGAACACGAAAGGCCTATGAATATTTGAAGGCACATCTGAATAAGGATGAAGATTGGTCCAGTCAAGTATATAATTTCTTATACTGTCTGGCAGCTACATCTGACTTGCCTGATGAAGCTCTAACATGGTTGGAAGAAGCCATCATTGAGAAGGGGCAGTGGTACCGGCCGGAGGTTTTTGAAGATGAAGATCTTGATCATATAAGAAATGAAGAACGATTCCAGCTGTGTGAAAAGACATCAAAGAAGAGATATGAAGATGCTTTGAAAGAAGCATCAACAGAGTTCACTTTGAAAGAGCGATTAGAAGACAATCTGCTTGTTGTTTTACATGGGAATCAACAAAATAATGATATAAGTCGTGCGTTTTGGAGGGATATATCTATAGAAGATTATCAGGTTGAATACCTTCAATCAAAAGAGCTAGACTCTTATAATTTGTATAGATGGAATGATGATGGGGATGGTCCCAAGCAACTAGCAAGCGCGATGAAGAAGACGGATGATATAGGGTTTGAAAATAAGGTGTTAGTTGGATTTTCAGCAGGTTGTAATACAATATTAAGAGCTATTGTTGAAGAAAAAATTGTACCTGATAAATTATTATTATTTTCACCCTGGATACCGGTGAGTGAAGCTTCGATGACACAGATTATTGAGTCTCTTAAGGAATCTGTAGTGGAGGTCATGATTGTTTGTGGGGAACTAGATGAAGACTGTTTACCACTTTGTAAGTTATTTGAAGAAAAGGCAAATGAATTAGATTATGAATGTACAATCAGATATATTCAGGGCCTGGGTCATGAGTATCCGGAAGACCTTTCGACCTATACTGGGGCGTACTTATAG
- a CDS encoding ABC transporter permease encodes MASKKAHKDRNMRDLRIGSNIAIMRKVLLDPILFGAILLVLTIVTMFIVFPIANILKESFVYEDAISLHHYTEIFRLSYNKEIIINTFKLGITVSILSTIVGFGFAYASAYVKVKFKKLMNAIAILPIISPPFVISLSAILLFGRVGLISKGLLGIQNANIYGFRGLVLVQVLTFFPVAFLVMVGLLQQIDPSVEEAARDLGASRWKVFTTITVPLMAPGIANAALLVFIQSVADFGNPMVIGGNFTTMAVQIYMQGIGSLDMSGATALAILLLLVSVSAFLVQKFYLGKKSYITVTGKVSRQRELIEEKNIVRPLSFLILLTSSFVGLMYILIPIGAFVKIWGVNNTFTLDHFKYVISIGIKPIVDTTSLALIATPITGILSMVIAFLLIRRKFIGKAYLDFTTMLSIAIPGTVVGLGYVLTYNKAPLILTGTGTILIIAFVMRSMPVGIRSGMASLQQIDPSIEEAASVLGASSKKVFTSITLPMIKPAFFSGLVYAFSRSMTLVSTIIFLVSAKYSLLTVTTMSQIDQGRIGVASVYSTILIVIVGSIILLMKFALSKMGVSADEIEL; translated from the coding sequence ATGGCTTCAAAAAAAGCACACAAAGATAGGAATATGAGGGACCTAAGAATTGGTTCTAACATTGCTATTATGAGAAAAGTTTTACTAGATCCTATTTTATTTGGAGCAATACTTTTGGTACTTACCATCGTTACGATGTTTATTGTCTTTCCCATAGCCAATATATTAAAGGAAAGCTTTGTTTATGAAGATGCGATTTCTTTACATCATTATACGGAAATATTTCGATTGTCCTATAACAAAGAAATTATTATAAATACATTTAAACTTGGAATCACGGTGAGTATCCTATCAACAATTGTTGGTTTTGGTTTTGCTTATGCATCGGCCTACGTTAAAGTTAAGTTTAAAAAGCTGATGAACGCCATTGCAATCTTGCCGATTATATCACCACCTTTTGTAATTAGTTTATCAGCGATCTTATTATTTGGTCGAGTGGGACTTATCTCTAAGGGCCTCCTTGGTATTCAGAATGCGAACATATATGGATTTAGAGGGCTTGTTTTAGTTCAGGTGCTAACTTTTTTCCCTGTGGCCTTTTTAGTTATGGTTGGATTGCTTCAACAAATCGACCCATCTGTTGAAGAAGCAGCAAGAGACCTAGGTGCTTCTAGGTGGAAAGTATTTACAACAATTACAGTGCCACTCATGGCGCCAGGTATTGCCAATGCAGCTCTTTTGGTATTTATCCAATCGGTTGCTGACTTTGGTAACCCAATGGTTATAGGTGGCAACTTTACAACGATGGCGGTTCAAATCTATATGCAAGGTATTGGCAGTCTGGATATGAGTGGCGCGACAGCTCTTGCCATTTTGCTACTTCTTGTATCCGTATCAGCTTTTTTAGTTCAAAAGTTCTATCTGGGGAAAAAATCCTATATTACTGTAACAGGAAAAGTATCCAGACAAAGGGAACTTATAGAAGAAAAAAATATTGTTCGACCTTTAAGTTTTCTTATTCTTTTGACGTCTTCTTTTGTAGGACTGATGTATATACTCATTCCGATTGGCGCGTTTGTCAAAATATGGGGCGTTAATAATACCTTTACCCTTGATCATTTTAAGTATGTCATTAGTATTGGTATCAAACCCATTGTAGACACGACCTCACTTGCATTAATTGCAACACCGATTACCGGTATTTTATCGATGGTTATCGCCTTTTTATTGATCAGGCGAAAGTTTATTGGAAAAGCTTATTTGGACTTTACAACAATGCTTTCCATTGCAATTCCCGGAACAGTAGTAGGACTTGGTTATGTTCTTACATACAATAAGGCACCTCTTATATTAACCGGAACGGGAACCATATTAATCATAGCTTTTGTAATGCGATCCATGCCGGTTGGTATTCGGTCCGGAATGGCATCCTTACAGCAAATTGATCCATCTATAGAAGAAGCGGCGAGTGTACTTGGAGCTTCAAGTAAAAAAGTCTTTACATCCATCACATTACCTATGATCAAGCCGGCATTTTTTAGTGGCTTGGTATATGCCTTCTCAAGAAGTATGACCTTAGTAAGTACGATTATATTCTTAGTATCAGCCAAATATAGTCTACTAACGGTTACGACCATGAGTCAGATTGATCAAGGGCGTATCGGTGTTGCAAGTGTTTACTCCACAATACTTATTGTCATAGTAGGTAGTATTATATTACTTATGAAATTTGCATTATCAAAAATGGGCGTAAGTGCTGATGAGATTGAACTTTAG
- a CDS encoding ABC transporter substrate-binding protein, whose product MWYRSRIVLFYIVVFSFILSGCSKLEEDEEDHKLVIYSPHPLEFIDPIVGEFESESGIEVEVITAGTGELLARIESEEEAPVGDVLWGGSLATLDSKKYLFESFQSENEDHAIYKNVDGYITRFTAVPSVIMVNTNLIGDIKIEGYKDLLNTKLKGKIANADPSKSSSSYEQLLNQLQAMGGQTSKEGWDYVRELTMNLDGILLESSSLVYRGVVEGEFVVGLTFEEAAALYVQDGAPVAIIYPSEGTIIRPDGVAIIKNAKNIEGAQRFINFVTSKEVQTLISTELNRRSIRDDVEPAQSLKSYQEINIIEDDQQWSSLNKAEILSQYQRLFLEIYGEY is encoded by the coding sequence ATGTGGTATCGTAGTCGTATTGTACTTTTTTATATTGTCGTCTTTAGTTTTATTCTGTCAGGGTGCTCAAAGCTAGAGGAGGATGAGGAGGATCACAAGTTGGTGATCTATTCACCCCATCCTCTGGAATTTATTGATCCGATTGTGGGTGAATTTGAGAGCGAGTCAGGTATCGAAGTGGAAGTCATTACAGCAGGTACCGGAGAACTTCTGGCCAGAATTGAATCAGAAGAGGAAGCACCTGTTGGTGATGTTCTATGGGGCGGTTCCCTTGCAACGCTAGATAGTAAAAAATATCTTTTTGAATCTTTTCAGTCTGAAAACGAAGATCATGCAATCTATAAAAATGTAGATGGCTATATTACCAGATTTACAGCTGTACCCAGTGTCATCATGGTAAATACCAATCTAATAGGGGATATTAAGATAGAAGGGTATAAAGATCTTCTAAATACCAAGTTAAAAGGCAAGATTGCAAATGCAGACCCTTCAAAATCCTCATCTTCTTATGAGCAACTATTAAACCAACTTCAAGCCATGGGTGGTCAAACCAGCAAAGAAGGCTGGGATTATGTACGTGAATTAACCATGAATCTAGATGGTATACTTTTAGAAAGTTCCAGCCTAGTTTATCGAGGTGTTGTGGAAGGTGAGTTCGTAGTTGGGCTAACATTTGAAGAAGCAGCGGCACTTTATGTACAAGACGGAGCACCTGTAGCAATTATCTACCCATCCGAAGGTACGATTATACGACCGGACGGTGTAGCAATTATTAAGAACGCAAAAAACATCGAAGGCGCTCAAAGGTTTATTAATTTTGTAACGAGTAAAGAAGTTCAAACACTTATTTCCACAGAACTGAATCGCAGGTCAATACGGGATGATGTAGAGCCGGCTCAATCACTGAAGTCTTATCAGGAAATCAATATTATTGAAGATGATCAACAATGGTCCTCTCTAAATAAAGCAGAAATTCTAAGTCAGTATCAAAGGCTTTTTCTAGAAATCTACGGAGAATATTGA
- a CDS encoding ABC transporter ATP-binding protein, translating into MKKGIIIKNLTKIFLINNNSKIVAVDNVNLEVEPGEFVTLLGPSGCGKTTLLRMVAGFETLTDGEIYIGEENVASLTPDKRDTAMVFQNYALFPHMNVYDNIAYGLKIQKVSKPEIKRRVQKILDLMKMNDFSNRVPSQMSGGQQQRVSLARALVMEPGVLLFDEPLSNLDAKLRIHMREEIRKIQKEVGITSLYVTHDQSEAMGLSDKVVIMKDGVIQQIGSPREVYQKPENAFVAAFIGKANTISGTVLAKDGKTYTIDIDGKPHVLSSKKEYEVGREVEMIIRPESIIVGKEGYHTEVVKSIFMGENHEYEVRWKGQVLQISEPNPYSKRTYEVGEEMSIDFDETALHMI; encoded by the coding sequence ATGAAAAAAGGGATTATCATAAAGAACCTAACAAAAATATTTCTAATTAATAATAACTCAAAGATTGTTGCAGTGGATAATGTGAATCTGGAAGTTGAACCGGGAGAATTCGTCACCTTACTTGGTCCTTCAGGTTGTGGCAAGACCACACTGCTTCGTATGGTGGCCGGTTTTGAAACGCTTACAGACGGAGAAATCTATATCGGAGAAGAAAACGTAGCAAGTCTGACACCAGACAAAAGAGACACAGCTATGGTTTTTCAAAACTACGCACTTTTTCCCCATATGAATGTATATGACAATATTGCCTATGGTTTAAAGATACAAAAAGTATCAAAACCTGAAATCAAACGTCGCGTTCAAAAAATCCTAGATCTTATGAAAATGAATGATTTCTCAAATAGAGTACCCTCTCAAATGTCAGGTGGACAACAACAACGTGTGTCTCTGGCAAGAGCCTTGGTCATGGAACCGGGCGTACTGCTCTTTGATGAACCCTTATCAAACTTAGACGCTAAACTAAGGATTCATATGCGAGAAGAGATTCGTAAGATCCAAAAAGAAGTGGGTATCACCTCCTTATATGTTACTCATGATCAATCAGAGGCAATGGGACTATCGGATAAAGTCGTGATTATGAAAGACGGTGTTATTCAACAAATAGGCAGTCCAAGGGAAGTCTATCAAAAGCCTGAAAATGCTTTTGTTGCAGCATTTATAGGAAAAGCAAATACCATCTCCGGCACTGTTTTAGCAAAAGATGGGAAGACCTACACCATTGATATTGATGGAAAACCTCATGTTTTATCGAGTAAAAAAGAATATGAAGTCGGTAGGGAAGTGGAAATGATTATTAGACCTGAAAGTATTATTGTAGGAAAAGAAGGCTATCATACAGAAGTCGTTAAAAGCATTTTTATGGGTGAAAACCATGAATATGAAGTACGTTGGAAAGGGCAAGTCCTTCAAATCAGTGAACCCAATCCTTATAGTAAACGTACCTACGAAGTTGGTGAAGAAATGTCCATTGATTTTGATGAGACGGCTCTGCACATGATATAA
- a CDS encoding VOC family protein produces the protein MAMLWCTLHVKNLDASIKFYETFVGLSVNRRFESRPGIEIAFLGDGETQLELIDAGDGDTFPVSDQISIGFSVDSVDDKIKQLKDAGIEIYKEPVQPNPHIRFFYIKDPNGISIQFAQQM, from the coding sequence ATGGCGATGTTATGGTGTACATTACATGTAAAAAACTTAGACGCATCCATCAAATTCTACGAAACTTTTGTAGGACTATCTGTGAACAGACGGTTTGAGTCACGACCGGGTATTGAGATTGCTTTTTTAGGTGATGGAGAAACACAGCTAGAATTAATAGATGCCGGTGACGGAGATACATTCCCGGTTAGTGATCAGATATCTATTGGTTTTTCAGTAGATTCAGTGGACGATAAGATTAAGCAGTTGAAGGACGCAGGAATTGAGATATATAAAGAACCTGTGCAACCCAATCCTCATATACGATTCTTTTACATAAAAGACCCAAATGGCATTAGTATTCAATTTGCACAGCAAATGTAA
- a CDS encoding LURP-one-related/scramblase family protein: MRELYIKQKVFKITDHYPVMNQYGDLVYQVDQDFKLIGNKVRVSNAEGVEIFVVDKEILTFLPRYQISFANGQHVTIKSRFTLFAKQIDVESEGLNLFLQGSFFDYDFEVYQGDRVIGSISKRFMTFGDTYELKIYDESLEVYVLALMIAVDCIKDSQEKN, translated from the coding sequence ATGAGAGAACTTTATATTAAGCAAAAGGTATTTAAAATTACAGACCATTATCCAGTTATGAATCAGTATGGTGACCTTGTTTATCAAGTGGATCAAGACTTCAAACTTATTGGAAATAAAGTACGTGTGAGTAACGCAGAAGGTGTAGAAATTTTTGTTGTTGACAAAGAGATCTTAACGTTCCTACCACGGTATCAGATATCATTTGCTAATGGACAACACGTGACGATTAAAAGCAGATTTACACTTTTTGCAAAGCAAATAGATGTGGAGTCAGAAGGCTTGAATCTGTTTCTTCAAGGGAGTTTTTTTGATTATGATTTTGAAGTATATCAAGGAGATAGAGTTATAGGAAGCATTTCAAAACGCTTTATGACCTTTGGTGATACGTATGAACTTAAGATTTATGACGAGAGTTTAGAGGTGTATGTATTAGCTTTGATGATAGCCGTCGATTGTATCAAAGACTCTCAAGAGAAGAACTGA